From Plasmodium brasilianum strain Bolivian I chromosome 5, whole genome shotgun sequence, the proteins below share one genomic window:
- a CDS encoding hypothetical protein (conserved Plasmodium protein), producing the protein MANEEYNRKISWDEDGFIGINEDNLSSIRHNNSVNEKSSLLITNECKDSFLIDDFSRRPKNMMSVYYENDDEDNIFGGGENSSLNKNLKTLNLSDIKKKGVKSDSNNLNYGSNNSNGRSSSNNNTRSITNGGSSSSPFQGLMSNVNDALNFVPNSSTITSNKLEDPANTDCSSSNNYNSNNNSNVYHHNSFFEKEYSNTNNVGENKNNYENYEHSLSGKMNIINLSENINVDNKDSNNNNSFDLFPFFKSLNSIRTKLLSYYDLDNDVVIYRCMCALLPYFNVYKTYDFMNNFIDIEKNEHEMDDKNRDNANINETENDDYDDENENITKINNMNNNFNNYNNKLSIEKNPDIYAFVWLNIFISFVIFFLFNIKNMFFSNSIYVDSTSTGTTSNGGAIYDDTQDSDVIINMKNYMKENKLNILYNSLLFIYSFNIFIPVLVHFIKFIKASY; encoded by the exons ATGGCGAATGAAGAATACAACAGAAAGATTAGCTGGGATGAAGATGGTTTCATTGGAATAAACGAAGATAACCTTAGTAGCATTAGGCACAATAATAGTGTCAATGAAAAGTCCAGCTTGTTAATTACAAATGAATGTAAAGATAGTTTTCTTATTGATGACTTTTCAAGAAGaccaaaaaatatgatgagtgtatattatgaaaatgatGACGAGGATAATATTTTTGGTGGGGGGGAAAACAGCtcgttaaataaaaatttaaaaacgCTTAATTTGagtgatataaaaaaaaagggggtaAAAAGTGATagcaataatttaaattatggTAGTAATAACAGTAACGGTAGAAGTagcagtaataacaatactAGAAGTATCACTAATGGtggtagtagtagcagtcCATTTCAAGGGCTCATGAGTAACGTGAATGACGCTCTTAACTTTGTCCCAAATAGTAGTACTATAACAAGTAATAAACTGGAAGACCCTGCAAATACAGATTGTTCGTCTAGTAATAATTACAACAGTAATAACAACAGTAATGTATATCATCACAATTCCTTTTTTGAAAAGGAATATAGTAACACAAATAATGtaggagaaaataaaaacaattatgaaaattatgaacatagTCTAAGCGGAAAAATGAACATAATCAATTTAAgcgaaaatataaatgtagatAATAAGGatagcaataataacaaCTCTTTTGATctatttcccttttttaaaagCTTAAATAGTATtagaacaaaattattatcatattatgATTTAGATAATGATGTAGTAATATATAGGTGTATGTGTGCACTACTAccttattttaatgtatataaaacatatgaCTTTATGAACAATTTTATTGATATAGAAAAGAATGAACATGAAATGGATGATAAAAATAGGGATAATGCAAATATTAACGAAACGGAAAATGATGATTatgatgatgaaaatgaaaatataacaaaaataaataacatgaataataactttaataattataacaacaaATTAAGTATTGAAAAAAACCCAGATATATATGCCTTTGTTTGGTTGAATATATTCATCTcctttgtaattttttttcttttcaacataaaaaatatgttttttagtAACAGCATATATGTTGATAGTACTTCCACAGGTACTACTAGTAATGGTGGTGCAATATACGATGATACGCAGGATAGTGATGTGAtaattaatatgaaaaattacatGAAGGAAAACAAATTGAACATTCTCTACAATTCATTACTTTTTATCTATtcatttaacatttttataccTGTACTTGTGCAT ttcattaaatttataaaagcaAGTTATTAA